The window CGGCCCCCGTCCACCGCGCCCTCCGTACCTGTGCCGTACGGCGTCCCCACATACCGGTTCCCCGCCGCGCCGCCCACCCGCGCCACCGTCGGCTCCCCCGCTCCGGGCACCCCGGACTCCTCGGCCCCGGTCTCTCCCGAGGCCACCCTGCGCGCGTGCTCGCTGAGCCGCGGAAGCCGTCCGCCCGGGCTTCCCGGCCGTAGCTCGTAGGAGGCCTTCTCGCCGATCAGCGCCCGCCGCCCGGCGTTGTACCGCGCCGACAGCAGCTCCTCCAGGGGCACCTCCCCCGCGTCGCCGTACCACGCCTCCCGGTCGGCCATCGCGAGCTTGCAGCCCTCGACCAGCAGGTGCACGTACTCGGCGGAGCCGTACCGCGGCAGCTCCGGCGGCAGCAGGGCCAGCTGCTGGAGGAACACCGGGCCCTGGCTCCAGGGGCCCGCCTTGCACAGGGTCCAGCCCCGCCAGTCGTACCTGGCCGGGGCCTCGTACGACGCCGACCAGCCGGCCAGATCGGCCGCCGTCAGCGTGCCCGTGTGCCGCTCGCCGCTGGTGTCCGTCGTGGGGCGGCCCGCCTGGCGCACCAGGGCCTCGGCGATGAAGCCCTCGCGCCAGATCCGCCGCGCCTCCTCGATCTGCGCGATCCGGTCGTCGCCTGCGAGAGCCGCCTCCGCGAGGAGCCGCCGCCAGGTCGCGGCCAGCGCGGGATTGCGGAACAGCTCTCCCGGCCGCGGGGGCCGGCCGCCCGGCAGGTACACCTCGGCCGAGGACGTCCACTCGGTCTCGAAGAGCGCCCGGACCGTCTCGACGGTCTCGGCGACGCGCTCCACGGGCGCGTGCCCGTCCTCGGCGTATCCGACGGCGTACTTCAGCACGTCCGCCAGGGACTTCGTGCCGTGGTCGCGCAGGAGCAGCATCCACGCGTCGAAGGCGCCGGGCACGGCGGCCGCGAGGGGCCCGGTGCCGGGGACGAGGTCCAGTCCCAGCGCCCGGTAGTGGGCGATCGTGGCGCCGGCCGGTGCCACGCCCTGTCCGCACAGCACCCGTACCTCCCCGCCCACCGGGGCGACGATGACCGGTACCTCACCGGCGGGCCCGTTGAGGTGCGGCTCCACGACGTGCAGGACGAAACCGGCGGCCACGGCGGCGTCGAACGCGTTGCCGCCGTCCTCCAGCACGGCCATCGCCGACTGCGAGGCGAGCCAGTGCGTGGAGGACACCATCCCGAAGGTGCCCTGGAGCGTGGGTCGGGTCGTGAACACGGGCGAACTCCTCGCTGCGGGGCGGGCCCGAGGACTGCGGGCCGGGCGTCCGGCGATCGTACGCACGCCTGCGCTACCGGGGCTCCGAGGGCCGCCAGGCCGTCGTCCCCAGAATGTTCTCGGGACCGATGTCGAGCGGGTACGGGGGCCGTACGGTCACGGTGTCCTCCCCCTTCTCCGGGGCGACGCGGAGGTACACGCCGTCCTGGTGGTGCATGCGCCAGTAAAGGCTCGCGTGCGCCGACTCGCCCGGTTCGAGGGTCAGCGGCCGGGGTCCGGGGTCCTCCGGCGCCATGGACACCTCGTCCGTGCCCTGGACGGTCCGTACGCCGACGATGGGCACACCCCTCGAGTCGAGGACGGTGATGGCCGGATAACCGTTCAACTCGTGAGGCTTCTTGCCGCAGTTGGTGACGTCGAGGCCCATGGCACGCAGTCCCATGGCTCCGTCGCCCCGGTCGGCGTGGAAGCGCAGACCGGACGCCGGGCAGTCCTGCGCCTGCAGGCCGGAGACGGCCGGAGACGGCTCGGGGGGCGCGGACGGGCGCGGGGGCGGCTCCACCGTCAGGGTCCGCGTCGGTGTGGGCTCGCGTTCGGGGTTGCTCTCACGGTCCAGTTCGGCGGAGAGCCCGCAGCCGCTCGCGGCCAGCGTCAGCAGGCAGACGAGGGCGGCGTTGCGCAACGGTCCAGGGCGTATCGCGATCACGCGCCGATCATCACACGGGACCTGCGTGGGCGTCCCTCCACCTTCCTCGGGCCGCTGTCCGGTCCGGCCGCCTGCCGTCTCTCCGTCCGTCGTCGTCCCGTCTTCCGTCAGTGAGCCTGCCCGCGTGCCGTGACCAGCCCCGACTCGTAGGCGAACACGACCAGTTGGGCACGGTCACGTGCGCCGAGCTTGGTCATCGCACGGCTGATGTGGGTCTTGGCGGTGAAGGGGCTGATGACCATGTGGGCGGCTATCTCCTCATTGGTGAGGCCGCGGGCGGCGAGCGCGGTGACCTCGCGCTCGCGGCGGGTCAGGCACTCCAGGCCGGGTGCCTTCGCCCGGTCCGGCGGCCGGGCCACGAACTCGCCGATCAGCGTGCGGGTGACGGACGGCGACAGCAGGGCCTCGCCGCGCGTGACGACCTCGATGGCCTGCAGCAGGTCGGCCGGCTCGGTGTCCTTGAGCAGGAAGCCGCTGGCACCGGCCCGCAGCGCCTCGAAGACGTACTCGTCGAGGCCGTAGTTGGTCAGCATCACCACGCGGACGCCGGACAGCCGCGGGTCGGCGGCGATGCGGCGGGTCGCCTCGATGCCCGTCATCACCGGCATCTGGACGTCGACCAGGGCGATGTCCGGCATCTGGGCGCGCACCAGCGCCACGCCCTGCTCACCGTCGGCGGCCTCACCGACCACCTCGATGCCGTCCTCGGCCTCCAGGAGGGCCCGGAACCCGGCCCGCATGAGGGCCTGGTCGTCGATGAGCGCGACCCGGATCACACGTGCTCCAGCGGCAGGCCGGCCCGCACCGAGAAGCCGCCTTCCGCGCGGGGCGCGGCGTGCAGGGTGCCGCCGAGCGCCGTGACCCGCTCGCGCATACCGGTGAGGCCGATGCCCTCGGCGGGCGGGCGGGACGCTTCGGCGGCGCCGTCGTCATCGACGCGAATCGTCAACTCCCCTTCCCCGTATGCAAGTTCGACGGCGACCTTGGCGGGCCCCGCGTGCCGTGCGGCGTTCGTGAGTGCTTCCTGGACGATGCGGTACGCGGCGCGGTCCACGGTCGCCGCCAGCGGACGCTCGCGGCCCGTCACGGTCAGCGCGACGGCGAGGCCCGCCGCCCGGGCCCGCTCCACGAGCAGTGCCGGGGTGCCGGTCGGCTCGTCGGTGCGCAACACCTCAAGGGTGGCGCGCAGTTCGCGCATGGCCTCCCCGCCGGCCTCCTGGATGGCGAGCAGGGCCGGGGGTATCTCTTCGCCCCGCTTGCGCGCGAGGTGGACGGCGACGCCCGCCTGGAGCTTGACGATGGAGATGCTGTGGGTCAGGGAATCGTGCAACTCGCGGGCGATGCGCAGGCGTTCCTCACCTGCCCGGCGCAGCGCCGCCTCCTCGCGGGTGCGCTCGGCCTCCAGGGCGCGCTGTTCCGTCTGGCGCAGATACGCCTGCCAGTTGCGCCCGGCGAGACCGGTCACGACGGCGCACAGGAACCAGCCGGCCAGCAGTGCGGTCCGCTCGACGGTGCCCTGCGACACGGGACCCGCCGCGAGGTACGCACCCAGGAACACCACGCTCGCGGCCGCGCCCACGGCCCGGTGCCCCGCCTGCGCGGCGGTGTGGACGGCGGCCACCACAGGGAGGGCGGACACCGGGCCGGGGTCGGCGTGCAGCACATGGACGGTCAGGGCCGCCGTGGTGACGGCGAGCACCGCGCGGGGCGCCGCACGGTAGGCGCACAGCGCGAGCGAGCCGGTCCCGATCAGCGCGAGGTCGACCGCCGTGGTGCCGTCGTCGAAGGCCGCCGCGGACACCACGAGGGCGCCGATCACGACGGCCAGTGCCACGTCGGCGAGCCGCTTGAGAGTGACCTGGTCCGCGCTCATGTCCGTACCGTAGACCGCCGTGCCGACAAGAGCGTCAGCCCTGTGGACGGGCCCGGGACTACTCCCGGCGCAGTAGTGGGACGCGCGGGCCGGTCGCGTCGGCGCATCCCCGACTGCCTCCGGCCGTACGACGCGTGACGGCGCCCCGGGAAGCCAGGGTTCTGCACATGACGCCACCCATCCTGACCGCGCCGTTCCGCTACACCGAGCCCCTGCCGCCCAGGTCGGCCACCGGCCGCACCGCCGACATCCACCGCCAGATCGCGGAGGACTTCGGCATCGACGGCGCCTCCACCTTCGTCGTCCTGTCCTCCGCGCCCGAACTGCTCGCCGCCGCCTGGGCCCTGATGCGGGAGTCGCTGCTCGCGGGCGACGGCAGCCGCACCGGCAAGGAGCTGGCCGCCCTCGGGGTGTCGCGCGCCAACAGGTGCCCGTTCTGTGTGGACGCGCACACCGTCCTGCTGCACGCCACCGGCGACCACGCGCTCGCGGAGCGTGTGGCCCGCGGCGAGCGTCCGGAGAAGGAGGTGCAGGCGCGCATGCTCGCCTGGGGCGAGGCGACCCGGATCCCGGGCAGTGCGGACCTCACCCCGCTGCCGTTCTTCGCCGGTCACACCGCGGCGTACGTGGGTACCGCCCTGTCCTTCCATTTCATCAACCGGATCGTCTCGGCCCTGCTGACCGAGAACCTGCTGCCGGGCAACGTCCAGCGGTTCAGGCCGGTCCGCAGCCTCGTCGGCCGTTCCGTGGCGAAGACCCTGCGCAGGCGTCTCACCCCGGGCACGAGCCTCGCGCTGCTCGAGGGTGACGCGGGTCCCGGCCCGTCCTGGGCGGCCGGCACGGCGGTCGGACCGGCCTACGCGGCCCTGCGGGCGGCGGCCATGGCCGGCGCCGGGCTGCTGACCGAGGCCGACCGGACCCTCGTACAGGACACGGTCGCGGCCTGGGACGGTACGCATCAGCCGCTGGTGTGGGACGCCCTGCCGGACCGGGCGGACCGGCCCGGAGCGCGGCTGGCGATGCTGGCCGCGCTGGCCCCGTACCGGATCACCGACGAGGACGTGGCCGCCTGGAAGCGGCCGCCGTACACGGACCACTGTCTGGTCCAGCTGGTCGCCTACGGCGCGTTCGCCGCCGTGGACCGCATCGAGCGGGCGCTGCCCCTGGACACCGGCGTACCGCAAAACGTCCCCGGCCGCCGGGAGTGAGCCCCTGAGACCGAGTCCCTGTCACCGGGCGGGCACGGAGCGAGTTCGCCCTTTCGCCCCACAGCCACGCATGTGACACTGGCGTCCCGTCCGCTGTGCGGACTCCTCCGCACCGTCTCCCACGAAATGTGCGCCGTGCGTTCTCTTCCTCTCGCTCTCACCGCGCGTCTGGCGCCGGTCGTCGTGCTCGCCGCGGCCGGCTGGGCGCTGTCGTCCGGACCGTTCGCCGCGACTCCGGCCGCGGAGAACAAGGCGGCTCCCGACGGCGGGGTTTCACCGTCGGCGCCGTCGACCGCGGCGGCGAGCCGCACGTACCGCACCTCTCCGGCGCCCTGCGAGGGCGTGACGAAGAAGACGGTGTCCTCGCTGGTGCCCGGCGCCAAGGCGGCCGGCAAGGAGATCCCCTCGACCGACGAGTCGCTGCGCCGCACCTGTTCCTGGAACGCGCTCAAGGGCTTCGACTACCGCTGGCTCGACATCTCGTACGAGATCAAGAAGTCCGACCAGACCGCTCTGGCCGCCTACAAGCAGCGCACGACGGAGAAGAGCGGCGGCGGCGTGGTCCCCGGGGTCGGGGACGAGGCCTATTCGGTGGTGAACCTCACCACCGCCGACAAGCAGCAGACGCGCGAGGGCATGGTGATCGTCCGCGCGTCCAACGCCCTGGTGGTCGTCACGTACAACGGCAGTGACTTCGAGTCCAAGAAGGCGCCCGCCACGGACGAGATCAACAAGGGCGCCATCAAGGCCGCCAAGGAGGGGATGGCCGCGCTGGAGGCCGCTCAGTAGAGCGGGCCTCCGGCGCGGCCGGCCGTTGTCAGCCGGTCCTGCCCGCGGGCTCCTCCCGTTCGGCCCGTGCCAGTGGTGCCATCAGCGCGACGTACAGGACGAGCGACGAGGCGAGGCCGACCGCCCATCCGTAGTCCGCGAGCGGCTTGAGGAACGGGATGAGTCCGTCGACCGGGAACGGGCCGAGCTTCGCCCCCTCGGCGTCGACGTTCGAGTACGAGCCGCCGACGGCCAGGACACCGCCGACCGCGAAGGCCAGCACCGCCCGCCAGTTCCAGCCGTTCGTGTACCAGTAGCGTCCGCCGGGTGTGTAGAGGTCGACGAGGTGCAGGACCGTACGGCGGATGATCCAGTAGTCGGCGATCAGGATGCCCGCGACCGTGCCGAGCAGTCCTCCGACCACACCGAGCCAGGTGAAGATGTAGAACTCGGGGGTGGAGATCAGCTTCCACGGGAAGATCAGGATGCCGATGACGCCCGTGATCAGCGCGCCCGTGCGGAAGTTGATGAACTTCGGCGCCAGGTTGGACAGGTCGTACGCGGGTGAGACCACGTTCGCCGCGATGTTCACGGAGACCGTGGCGATCAGCACGATGAAGAGCGCGAAGAGCAGACCGAAGGCGTTGTCGGTCTTGGCCGCGAGGGCGACCGGGTCCCAGACCGCCTCGCCGTAGACGACCTCGGAGCCGGAGGTGACCAGCACGGCGAGGATCGCGAAGAGGGTCATCGTCGTGGGCAGGCCGAGGGTCTGCCCCCAGGTCTGGGCCTTCTGGCTGGCGCCGAAGCGGGTGAAGTCGGGGATGTTGAGCGAAAGGGTCGCCCAGAATCCGATCATGCCCATCAGGGAGGGGAAGAAGACCGGCCAGAAGTCCGCTCCCCAGCCGAGCTTCGAGGGCTGGGACAGCAGCGCGCCGAAGCCGTCGGCCTTGACCGCGATCCAGATCAGCAGCACGAACGCGCCGATAATCACGACGGGAGCGGCCCAGTTCTCGAAGTGCCGGAGGAAGTCCATACCGCGGTAGATGATGGCGATCTGCAGCGCCCAGAACAGCAGGAAGCAGAGCCACAGGGGCCACGGGTGACCCGCGATCTTCCCCGCGTTCTCCCATTCACCGCCGGTCAGCTTGGAACCCAGGACGAAGATGCCGCTGCCGCCGATCCAGGTCTGGATGCCGAACCAGCCGCAGGCCACGGCGGCGCGGATCAGCGCCGGGATGTTGGCCCCGCGCAGACCGAAGGAGGCCCGGGCGAGGACGGGGAACGGGATGCCGTACTTGGGACCCGCGTGACCGGTGGCCAGCATCGGCAGCAGCACGATGATGTTGGCCAGCGCGATGGTGAAGACGGCCTGCTTCCAGTCCATGCCGAGGGCCACCAGGCCCGAGGCGAGGGTCCAGCTGGGAATGCAGTGGGCCATGGAGATCCACAGCGCCGCGAAGTTGTACGTCGTCCACTTGCGCTCGGAGAGCGGGACGGGACGCAGGTCCTCGTTGGCGAAGGGACTGTCGGAGGGGAAGGCCCCGGGGCCGAGTTCGATCCGGCCGTCGGCGTCGGCGGACTGGGATATCGGCGGCCCCGTGGGGACGGTTTCGGTCATGGGCAGGCCAATCGATGAGGTGGGACGGGAAAGGCCGTGCGGGTGGCGCCGTGGGGGAGGTGGTGCGGTCCCCTTCCCGGGGAGGTGGGAAGGGGACGACTTGTGTGGAGGGAGCGGGTGGACCGGAGGAAGCGGGGATTGTCACCGGTGGACGGACGGACCGGCCGTCGATGGCCGGACCGGCCGGCGACCGATGAGGTCGTCGAGCCCGTCGGGGCAGGCCGTCAACTGTTGACGGCGGGAATGACCGTCGATCCGTACGCCTCGATGACCGCTTCTTGGGCGTCATGCATGTCGTACAGGGCGAACTGGTCGACGCCCAGCGCGCGGAGGGCGTTCAGTTTCGCGATGTGCTGCTCGGCCGTGCCGATCAGGCAGAACCGGTCGACGATCTCGTCGGGCACGAACTGCGTGTCGGGGTTTCCGCTGCGTCCGTGGTGGGAGTAGTCGTAGCCCTCGCGGGACTTGATGTACTCGGTGAGTTCGTCGGGGACGGCGGCGGAGTGCTCGCCGTACTTGGAGACGAGGTCGGCCACGTGGTTGCCGACCATGCCGCCGAACCAGCGGCACTGCTCACGTGCGTGGGCGAGTGCCTCGGGCGAGTCGTCCTCGGTGACGTAGGCGGGCGCCGCGACACAGATCTTGACGTCGTCCGGGTCGCGTCCGGCCTCGGCCGCCGCGGTCTTCACGGCCTTGACCATGTACTCGGTGAGGTACAGGTCGGCCAGCTGGAGGATGAAGCCGTCGGCCTCCTCACCGGTCATCTTCAGGGCCTTCGGGCCGTACGCGGCCATCCACACCGGGAGTTCGGCGCCCGGCCTGATCCACGGGAACCTGACGACCGTGCCGCCGAGGTCGGCCTCCTCGCCCCGGCCGAGCGCGCGGATCACCTTCATGGCCTCGCTGATCCGCGCGAGGGTGTTGGGTTTGCGGCCGGCCACCCGCATCGCGGAGTCGCCGCGTCCGATGCCGCAGACGGTGCGGTTGCCGAACATGTCGTTGAGCGTGGCGAAGGTCGAGGCGGTGACCTCCCAGGTGCGGGTGCCCGGGTTGGTGACCATCGGACCGACCGTCAGCTTCGTGGTGTTGGAGAGGATCTGGCTGTAGATGACGAACGGCTCCTGCCAGAGCACGGCGGAGTCGAAGGTCCAGCCGTACGTGAAGCCGTTGCGCTCGGCCCGCTTCATCAGGCTGATGACGCGGGAGGCAGGGGGGTCGGTCTGCAGGACGAGTCCGAAGTCCATCTGCGCCACTCCTAGTTCAGGTACTGACAGGTGGAGCGGGGGGTGTAGACGCCGTGTCCGGCGCGTCCGGTGAACTCCCGCTCGTTGATGACGAGTTCGCCCCGCGACAGAACCGTCTCGACGCGGCCGGTGGTGCGCCTGCCCTCGTACGCCGAGTAGTCGACGTTCATGTGGTGGGTCTCGGCGGACATGATCTGTTCGGCGTGCGGGTCGTAGATGACGACGTCCGCGTCGGCGCCCGGCGCGATCGTCCCCTTCTTCGGGTACAGGCCGAACATCCGGGCCGGGGTGGCGCAGGCGATCTCGATCCAGCGGCGGCGCGAGATGTGTCCGTCGACGACGGCCTGGTGGAGCAGGTCCATGCGGTTCTCGACGCCCGGCAGACCGTTGGGGATCTTCGAGAAGTCGCCCCGGCCGAGGTCCTTCTGGCCCACGAAGCAGAAGGGGCAGTGGTCGGTGGAGACCACCTGGAGGTCGTTCGTGCGCAGCCCCCGCCACAGGGCGGCCTGGTGCTCCTTGGGCCGCAGCGGTGTCGAGCACACGTACTTCGCGCCCTCGAAGTCCGGTTCCGCGAGGTTGTCCGTGGACAGGAACAGGTACTGCGGGCAGGTCTCGCCGAAGACGTTCAGGCCCTCGTCGCGTGCCCGGGCCAGCTCGGCGACGGCCTCCTGCGCCGAGACGTGGACGACGTACAGCGGCGCTCCGGCGACCTGCGCGAGCTTGATGGCACGGTGGGTGGCCTCGGCTTCGAGGAGGGCCTTGCGGACCTCGCCGTGGTACCTGGGGTCGGTCTCGCCCCGGGCGAGCGCCTGTTCCACCAGGACGTCGATCGCGATGCCGTTCTCCGCGTGCATCATGATCAGGCCGCCGTTCTCGGCGGAGCGCTGCATCGCGCGCAGGATCTGTCCGTCGTCGCTGTAGAAGACGCCGGGGTAGGCCATGAACTGCTTGAAGGAGGTCACGCCCTCCCCCACCAGCAGGTCCATCTCCTTGAGCGTCTCCTGGTTCACGTCGGAGACGATCATGTGGAAGCCGTAGTCGATGGCGCACTTGCCGTCGGCCTTGGCGTTCCAGGCGTCGAGGCCCTCGCGCAGCGAGCGGCCGACGCTCTGGACGGCGAAGTCGATGATCGTGGTCGTACCGCCCCAGGCCGCGGCCCGGGTGCCGGTCTCGAAGGAGTCGGAGGCGAAGGTGCCGCCGAACGGCAGCTCCATGTGGGTGTGTGCGTCGACGCCGCCCGGAATCACGTACTTCCCGGTGGCGTCGATGGTCCGCTCGGCCGTCCAGGACTCGGCGGCGGACGTGCCGGCTGCGGCGAGGGCGGCGATGCGGCCGTCCTCGACGAGGACGTCCGCGTGCAGTTCGTCGGACGCGGTGATGACGAGGCCACCGCGGATGACGGTTCGGCTGCTCATGTTCCCTCTCCTGTCGTGGGCACCCCGGTGGAGGGCGGTCGGAACGTACGGGTGGTTCGTGGCTGGTCGCGCCGTTCCCCGCGCCCCTCACGGGGCACGGGCACCGGTAACCCCGACAGAGCCCCGGTCAGGGGGCCGTCAGCGGCTCGTACGCGTCCGGACGGCGGTCGCGGTAGAACTGCCAGCGGTCGCGCACGGTCCGCAGCTTGGCCATGTCCAGGTCGCGGACGACGAGTTCGGTCTCCTTGTCGCTCGCCACCTCTCCGGCGAACTGGGCCTCGGGGTCCACGAAGTACGAGGTCCCGTAGAAGTCGTTGGGGCCCAGTTCCTCGACGCCCACGCGGTTGATGGCACCCACGAAGTACTCGTTGGCGACGGCCGCCGCGGGCTGCTCCAACTGCCAGAGGTAGGAGGACAGTCCGCGCGAGGTGGCCGACGGGTTGAAGACGATCTCGGCTCCGGCGAGGCCGAGGGCACGCCAACCCTCCGGGAAGTGCCGGTCGTAGCAGATGTAGACGCCGATCCTGCCGACGGCGGTGTCGAAGACCGGCCAGCCGGCGTTGCCGGGACGGAAGTAGAACTTCTCCCAGAAGCCCTCGACCTGCGGGATGTGGTGCTTGCGGTACTTGCCGAGGTACGAGCCGTCGGCGTCGATCACCGCCGCGGTGTTGTAGAGGACGCCGGGCTGCTCCTCCTCGTACATGGGCAGTACGAGGAC of the Streptomyces aurantiacus genome contains:
- a CDS encoding gamma-glutamyltransferase family protein, whose amino-acid sequence is MFTTRPTLQGTFGMVSSTHWLASQSAMAVLEDGGNAFDAAVAAGFVLHVVEPHLNGPAGEVPVIVAPVGGEVRVLCGQGVAPAGATIAHYRALGLDLVPGTGPLAAAVPGAFDAWMLLLRDHGTKSLADVLKYAVGYAEDGHAPVERVAETVETVRALFETEWTSSAEVYLPGGRPPRPGELFRNPALAATWRRLLAEAALAGDDRIAQIEEARRIWREGFIAEALVRQAGRPTTDTSGERHTGTLTAADLAGWSASYEAPARYDWRGWTLCKAGPWSQGPVFLQQLALLPPELPRYGSAEYVHLLVEGCKLAMADREAWYGDAGEVPLEELLSARYNAGRRALIGEKASYELRPGSPGGRLPRLSEHARRVASGETGAEESGVPGAGEPTVARVGGAAGNRYVGTPYGTGTEGAVDGGRAGEGGPAATGRTASPVPGEPDVSADGGTRGDTCHLDIVDRWGNMVAATPSGGWLQSNPVVPELGFPLGTRLQMAWLEEGLPNSLTPGRRPRTTLTPSLALRDGVPVMAFGTPGGDQQDQWQLHFFLAVALRAEVRGGPDLQGAIDAPNWHNDSFPGSFHPRGMRPGSVTVESRTDPGVVEELRRRGHDVQVGDAWSEGRLCAVARDPRTGVLSAAANPRGMQGYAVGR
- a CDS encoding DUF4232 domain-containing protein yields the protein MIAIRPGPLRNAALVCLLTLAASGCGLSAELDRESNPEREPTPTRTLTVEPPPRPSAPPEPSPAVSGLQAQDCPASGLRFHADRGDGAMGLRAMGLDVTNCGKKPHELNGYPAITVLDSRGVPIVGVRTVQGTDEVSMAPEDPGPRPLTLEPGESAHASLYWRMHHQDGVYLRVAPEKGEDTVTVRPPYPLDIGPENILGTTAWRPSEPR
- a CDS encoding response regulator, with amino-acid sequence MIRVALIDDQALMRAGFRALLEAEDGIEVVGEAADGEQGVALVRAQMPDIALVDVQMPVMTGIEATRRIAADPRLSGVRVVMLTNYGLDEYVFEALRAGASGFLLKDTEPADLLQAIEVVTRGEALLSPSVTRTLIGEFVARPPDRAKAPGLECLTRREREVTALAARGLTNEEIAAHMVISPFTAKTHISRAMTKLGARDRAQLVVFAYESGLVTARGQAH
- a CDS encoding sensor histidine kinase, coding for MSADQVTLKRLADVALAVVIGALVVSAAAFDDGTTAVDLALIGTGSLALCAYRAAPRAVLAVTTAALTVHVLHADPGPVSALPVVAAVHTAAQAGHRAVGAAASVVFLGAYLAAGPVSQGTVERTALLAGWFLCAVVTGLAGRNWQAYLRQTEQRALEAERTREEAALRRAGEERLRIARELHDSLTHSISIVKLQAGVAVHLARKRGEEIPPALLAIQEAGGEAMRELRATLEVLRTDEPTGTPALLVERARAAGLAVALTVTGRERPLAATVDRAAYRIVQEALTNAARHAGPAKVAVELAYGEGELTIRVDDDGAAEASRPPAEGIGLTGMRERVTALGGTLHAAPRAEGGFSVRAGLPLEHV
- a CDS encoding carboxymuconolactone decarboxylase family protein, which translates into the protein MTAPFRYTEPLPPRSATGRTADIHRQIAEDFGIDGASTFVVLSSAPELLAAAWALMRESLLAGDGSRTGKELAALGVSRANRCPFCVDAHTVLLHATGDHALAERVARGERPEKEVQARMLAWGEATRIPGSADLTPLPFFAGHTAAYVGTALSFHFINRIVSALLTENLLPGNVQRFRPVRSLVGRSVAKTLRRRLTPGTSLALLEGDAGPGPSWAAGTAVGPAYAALRAAAMAGAGLLTEADRTLVQDTVAAWDGTHQPLVWDALPDRADRPGARLAMLAALAPYRITDEDVAAWKRPPYTDHCLVQLVAYGAFAAVDRIERALPLDTGVPQNVPGRRE
- a CDS encoding NCS1 family nucleobase:cation symporter-1; the protein is MTETVPTGPPISQSADADGRIELGPGAFPSDSPFANEDLRPVPLSERKWTTYNFAALWISMAHCIPSWTLASGLVALGMDWKQAVFTIALANIIVLLPMLATGHAGPKYGIPFPVLARASFGLRGANIPALIRAAVACGWFGIQTWIGGSGIFVLGSKLTGGEWENAGKIAGHPWPLWLCFLLFWALQIAIIYRGMDFLRHFENWAAPVVIIGAFVLLIWIAVKADGFGALLSQPSKLGWGADFWPVFFPSLMGMIGFWATLSLNIPDFTRFGASQKAQTWGQTLGLPTTMTLFAILAVLVTSGSEVVYGEAVWDPVALAAKTDNAFGLLFALFIVLIATVSVNIAANVVSPAYDLSNLAPKFINFRTGALITGVIGILIFPWKLISTPEFYIFTWLGVVGGLLGTVAGILIADYWIIRRTVLHLVDLYTPGGRYWYTNGWNWRAVLAFAVGGVLAVGGSYSNVDAEGAKLGPFPVDGLIPFLKPLADYGWAVGLASSLVLYVALMAPLARAEREEPAGRTG
- a CDS encoding TIGR03842 family LLM class F420-dependent oxidoreductase; the encoded protein is MDFGLVLQTDPPASRVISLMKRAERNGFTYGWTFDSAVLWQEPFVIYSQILSNTTKLTVGPMVTNPGTRTWEVTASTFATLNDMFGNRTVCGIGRGDSAMRVAGRKPNTLARISEAMKVIRALGRGEEADLGGTVVRFPWIRPGAELPVWMAAYGPKALKMTGEEADGFILQLADLYLTEYMVKAVKTAAAEAGRDPDDVKICVAAPAYVTEDDSPEALAHAREQCRWFGGMVGNHVADLVSKYGEHSAAVPDELTEYIKSREGYDYSHHGRSGNPDTQFVPDEIVDRFCLIGTAEQHIAKLNALRALGVDQFALYDMHDAQEAVIEAYGSTVIPAVNS
- the hydA gene encoding dihydropyrimidinase, which translates into the protein MSSRTVIRGGLVITASDELHADVLVEDGRIAALAAAGTSAAESWTAERTIDATGKYVIPGGVDAHTHMELPFGGTFASDSFETGTRAAAWGGTTTIIDFAVQSVGRSLREGLDAWNAKADGKCAIDYGFHMIVSDVNQETLKEMDLLVGEGVTSFKQFMAYPGVFYSDDGQILRAMQRSAENGGLIMMHAENGIAIDVLVEQALARGETDPRYHGEVRKALLEAEATHRAIKLAQVAGAPLYVVHVSAQEAVAELARARDEGLNVFGETCPQYLFLSTDNLAEPDFEGAKYVCSTPLRPKEHQAALWRGLRTNDLQVVSTDHCPFCFVGQKDLGRGDFSKIPNGLPGVENRMDLLHQAVVDGHISRRRWIEIACATPARMFGLYPKKGTIAPGADADVVIYDPHAEQIMSAETHHMNVDYSAYEGRRTTGRVETVLSRGELVINEREFTGRAGHGVYTPRSTCQYLN
- a CDS encoding nitrilase-related carbon-nitrogen hydrolase yields the protein MSRVIRAAVFQTAWTGDKESMIQVHEQAARDAAAQGAQVLCFQELFYGPYFCQVQDKAFYEYAEQIPEGPIVRRFQALAKELGIVLVLPMYEEEQPGVLYNTAAVIDADGSYLGKYRKHHIPQVEGFWEKFYFRPGNAGWPVFDTAVGRIGVYICYDRHFPEGWRALGLAGAEIVFNPSATSRGLSSYLWQLEQPAAAVANEYFVGAINRVGVEELGPNDFYGTSYFVDPEAQFAGEVASDKETELVVRDLDMAKLRTVRDRWQFYRDRRPDAYEPLTAP